Proteins found in one Limnothrix sp. FACHB-406 genomic segment:
- a CDS encoding pentapeptide repeat-containing protein has translation MDAQAILQRYKAGETNFSGLNLSGCKLIRADLVGVNFTGADLSHANLILSYLNRAVLRGANLTHIKLSGANLDRANLSAANLRDADLHGARLEAADLRNVNLSLSILTDANLVEADLRNANLSGINARGACLRGANLREEKRVYQGANLRGADLSFADLQGADLSGADLTRANLTGANLRETVLRGVNLMEANLSGAILCNAALSDSNLERATLLQANLTSVRAERTIFNECNLNGSVCQMALFADAKFAHAKMLQSDFSYARLTRADLRRADMTRSNLSQADLVDSFLTRTNLRDANMTKVLLNRAEMSSANLNGANLTNATMPDGQIYYQNY, from the coding sequence ATGGACGCACAAGCCATCTTGCAACGCTACAAAGCAGGTGAGACCAACTTCAGTGGCCTCAACCTGAGCGGCTGCAAACTGATTCGCGCGGATCTTGTGGGTGTGAATTTCACCGGAGCCGACCTCAGCCACGCCAATTTGATTTTGTCTTACCTCAATCGGGCGGTGTTGCGAGGGGCCAACTTAACCCACATCAAACTGAGCGGGGCCAACCTCGATCGCGCCAACCTGAGTGCGGCAAACTTGCGGGATGCGGACTTGCACGGGGCCCGGCTGGAAGCGGCCGATCTGCGCAACGTGAACCTTTCCCTGTCGATTTTGACCGATGCCAACCTGGTGGAGGCGGATTTGCGCAACGCCAACCTCAGCGGCATCAATGCCCGAGGAGCCTGCCTGCGGGGGGCCAATCTGCGCGAAGAAAAGCGGGTCTATCAAGGGGCCAACCTTCGGGGAGCCGATTTGAGCTTTGCAGACCTGCAAGGGGCGGATTTGTCTGGGGCGGATCTGACCCGTGCGAATTTGACGGGGGCCAATTTGCGGGAAACCGTCCTGCGCGGGGTGAACCTGATGGAAGCCAACCTGAGCGGAGCCATTTTGTGTAATGCGGCCCTCAGTGACAGCAACTTGGAGCGGGCCACGCTACTTCAGGCAAATCTCACGAGTGTGCGGGCCGAGCGAACCATTTTCAATGAATGTAATCTCAACGGCAGTGTTTGTCAGATGGCGCTGTTTGCGGATGCTAAATTTGCCCATGCCAAGATGTTGCAGTCGGATTTTTCCTATGCACGCTTAACTCGGGCTGATTTGCGCCGGGCGGATATGACCCGATCGAACCTGTCCCAGGCGGATTTGGTGGACTCGTTCTTGACGCGCACCAATTTGCGAGATGCCAACATGACCAAGGTGCTGTTAAATCGGGCGGAAATGAGCAGTGCAAACCTCAACGGCGCAAACTTGACCAACGCCACCATGCCCGACGGCCAAATTTATTATCAAAACTACTAG
- a CDS encoding DUF1049 domain-containing protein, with amino-acid sequence MGKLANLTIALIVATGTIGIALISVQNATLVSMQWFGSRTVQMPFGFLLATGFGAGVVVAGLFPLLPSGRSSQRR; translated from the coding sequence ATGGGCAAATTAGCCAATCTGACGATCGCTCTGATTGTGGCCACAGGAACGATCGGAATCGCTCTCATTTCCGTCCAAAACGCCACCCTTGTTTCCATGCAGTGGTTTGGATCTCGCACCGTGCAAATGCCCTTTGGTTTTCTGTTGGCAACGGGCTTTGGGGCGGGCGTGGTGGTGGCGGGTCTGTTTCCCCTGTTGCCCAGCGGTCGATCGAGTCAGCGACGTTAG
- a CDS encoding efflux RND transporter periplasmic adaptor subunit: MNNLSVPPTVSFGLPIGLDRSPQRRSRSGRCNHRPGLFAKLGFETEPETNSRVRLGFMPVTRGQRQFGPQSTRRRWLSGLCGLALLASGCQNAIPPSDAQPAPPGAADRAGPPSVDVALAKTATQQTTQDYSGTTQPFREVAVRSRVEGYVLDMRSDVGQPVRQGQLLARVDARLLTSEAVEAQAEVSARELEVASSQAQIGEAQARVGEAELQLQQAKSDLDRLERLFREGAIAEQSVENARTAVGTAAKALQAARQQVKTRQQTVAVARRRVAAQQAIADQARQRQDFALVRSPLSGLVLAKLLEPGSLAQPGSEIIRIGDFSQLKILVRLSDRALAGVRLGQGARVRLDALPGQEFTGRVTAISPLGDAVARQVPVEITIPNPDGRLGSGLLARVSFAQAATARVTIPERALAVADLADRAPGGPGGRGGRSAGAGQSAANAPAPTQGTVFVVQGEGEAVTVAPRVVQLGSRFDGQVQVLSGLQPGDRYVLRSSGPLAAGDRVRLSAISEPAR; this comes from the coding sequence ATGAATAACCTTTCAGTTCCTCCAACGGTGTCCTTTGGGTTGCCGATCGGCTTGGATCGATCGCCCCAAAGGCGGTCTCGATCGGGTCGCTGTAATCACCGCCCTGGCCTTTTTGCAAAGCTTGGGTTTGAAACCGAGCCTGAAACGAATTCCCGCGTCAGGCTCGGTTTCATGCCCGTGACGCGGGGGCAACGACAATTTGGCCCACAGTCCACCCGGCGGCGGTGGCTCAGTGGCCTCTGTGGCTTGGCCCTGTTGGCCAGCGGTTGCCAAAACGCCATTCCCCCCAGCGATGCCCAACCGGCCCCGCCGGGAGCCGCCGATCGAGCGGGGCCGCCTTCGGTGGATGTGGCCTTGGCCAAAACCGCCACTCAGCAAACCACCCAGGACTATAGCGGGACGACTCAGCCCTTTCGAGAAGTGGCCGTGCGATCGCGGGTGGAAGGCTACGTGCTAGACATGCGATCGGACGTGGGGCAACCGGTGCGCCAAGGACAATTGTTGGCGCGGGTGGATGCACGGTTGTTGACCTCCGAGGCCGTGGAAGCCCAAGCGGAGGTTTCTGCCCGGGAGCTGGAAGTGGCCAGCAGCCAAGCCCAAATTGGCGAAGCCCAGGCCCGAGTGGGCGAAGCAGAACTGCAACTGCAACAGGCTAAGTCTGATCTCGATCGCTTAGAGCGATTGTTTCGGGAAGGGGCGATCGCGGAGCAAAGCGTGGAAAATGCCCGCACGGCCGTGGGAACTGCCGCCAAAGCCCTCCAGGCCGCCCGCCAACAGGTGAAAACCCGCCAGCAAACCGTGGCCGTAGCCCGGCGCAGGGTGGCTGCCCAACAGGCGATCGCCGATCAGGCTCGCCAACGTCAGGATTTTGCCCTGGTGCGATCGCCCCTCAGTGGTCTTGTGCTGGCCAAGCTGCTGGAACCCGGCAGCCTGGCCCAACCGGGCAGTGAAATTATCCGCATTGGTGACTTTAGCCAGCTCAAGATTCTGGTGCGCCTGTCCGATCGGGCCCTGGCGGGTGTGCGGCTGGGGCAAGGGGCCCGAGTGCGGCTGGATGCCTTGCCGGGTCAAGAATTTACCGGGCGGGTCACGGCCATCTCTCCCTTGGGCGACGCGGTGGCTCGGCAAGTGCCCGTAGAAATCACCATTCCTAACCCCGATGGGCGCTTGGGGAGTGGGCTGTTGGCCCGGGTGAGCTTTGCCCAGGCGGCCACCGCCCGAGTCACCATTCCCGAGCGGGCCTTGGCGGTGGCCGATCTGGCCGATCGCGCTCCCGGTGGGCCGGGGGGACGAGGGGGGCGTTCTGCCGGAGCTGGGCAATCCGCCGCCAACGCGCCGGCTCCCACCCAAGGCACGGTATTTGTGGTGCAAGGGGAAGGAGAAGCCGTAACCGTTGCACCAAGGGTGGTGCAGTTGGGATCCCGGTTTGATGGCCAGGTGCAGGTGCTCTCGGGTCTGCAACCGGGCGATCGTTATGTCCTGCGCAGTAGCGGCCCCCTGGCCGCAGGCGATCGGGTGCGACTGAGTGCAATTTCTGAACCCGCGAGGTAA
- the hisG gene encoding ATP phosphoribosyltransferase translates to MLTIAIPKGSLLADSVQLLAAAGLDFSVLLDKSNRQLQVTDPTGTARAMLVRNGDVPVYVECGQAQLGIVGYDVLREKAPNVANVLDLGFGGCRMSVAVQADGPYQRAIDLPAHSRIASKFVRCAREYFQSLDLPVEIVPLYGSVELGPITGMSEAIVDLVATGRTLKENGLVEIEVLFESTARLIAHPVSYRLNTYNVGGYLDALRSALAQVA, encoded by the coding sequence GTGCTGACCATCGCCATTCCCAAAGGCTCCCTTCTGGCCGATAGCGTGCAATTGCTAGCCGCTGCGGGCCTAGACTTCAGCGTTCTGCTCGACAAAAGTAACCGCCAACTGCAAGTGACCGACCCCACCGGCACGGCGCGGGCCATGCTGGTGCGCAATGGCGATGTGCCGGTTTATGTGGAATGCGGCCAAGCGCAGTTGGGCATTGTGGGCTACGACGTGCTGCGAGAAAAAGCGCCCAACGTTGCCAACGTGCTGGATTTGGGCTTTGGAGGCTGTCGCATGTCGGTGGCAGTCCAGGCGGATGGGCCCTATCAACGGGCGATCGACCTGCCGGCCCATAGCCGCATTGCTTCCAAGTTTGTGCGCTGTGCCCGCGAATATTTCCAGTCGTTGGATCTACCGGTGGAGATTGTGCCCCTTTACGGCTCCGTGGAATTGGGGCCGATCACGGGTATGTCTGAGGCGATCGTGGACTTGGTGGCCACGGGGCGCACCCTCAAGGAAAACGGCTTGGTGGAAATTGAGGTGTTGTTTGAAAGCACAGCCCGACTCATTGCCCACCCGGTGAGCTACCGCCTCAACACTTACAACGTGGGGGGCTATTTGGATGCGCTGCGATCGGCCCTGGCTCAGGTGGCCTAG
- a CDS encoding efflux RND transporter permease subunit, with protein MFDSRPTGFSLSALSIRRHIATLMLAVAAIVLGGFFVSTMQVDLLPSITYPRIGLRADAPGVSPEVAIDEITRPLEEALSATEGVVQVYSQTREGSISLDLYFQPGGNLDQALNDATAAFNRARGRLPDAVENARLFKFDPSQLPVYELAVTSPAQSPAQLRVFADEELSRELNVVDGVASVDVSGGVEEEVRVTLDLQRLQAIGLDLQTVLDGLSDRNQDISGGRIYAPDGEPLTRATGRFRSAAELAQLPFVVRNGNGSAPTQTVTLSDFATVVDGTAEQRVEVRLNGQPSVKLSVQKQPDANSIAVVAAVKQRLQELAANGTIPADVTLLPTLDESVFIQNAVSNVISSGLMGTGLAAFAVFVFLGSLRQTLIVSISIPLATLAAVILMRFWGLTINVFSLGGLALGVGIVVDNSIVMMEAIVEGTRANGREVEPAEVVDRAIASSQAVESALLASTSTNLVAVLPFLFIGGFIALLFNELILTISFAVAASILVAATVVPAMAARLLAVRWSSGVGRWWPLRAFDRWMDGVMVNYGRLLGGLMRVRLLVVLVIATALTVSSLSVIGYIPQEILPRIATGQAQLVAIFPPSTTLETNRQVMERVDQILRQQPETEYAFTTIGGSLFGSNTNENPLRSTSTITLKPGADVEAYVERVNRQLQKLNLVDIRLRLRPGEVRGLILNNSPVRGAELDVILQGNDPAALARAGRQVLTALDEQATLAAFRPDGDRPQPEVQIRPDPTRLADLDLDITDIGRAIETAIQGSVPTQLQRGNRLVDVRVRLDRAAISNPSQLLDLPLFAGADRLVRLGEVASLDSAQAPSEIQRINQRSVFLVAGNLNPGASLSDALAEVDQILSKLELPAGVTRLPSPAAESNRQIQGALPLLGGLAAFLVFVVMAVQYNSLIDPLVIMFAIPLAVAGGILGLYWTQTAIGATVVVGAVLLVGIVVNNAIIMVELANQLREQYQLTRKAAIVQAAPQRLRPILMTTITTVLGMLPMALGMGAGGEFLQPLGIVVFSGLSLATLLTLFLIPCLYVLMHEWVTWPAALLNRRPRAISPVLEGPLDGEPELDPVTVPIEPSEAATAGDRPPDYTR; from the coding sequence ATGTTTGATTCGCGGCCCACGGGCTTTAGTCTCAGCGCCCTGTCGATTCGTCGTCACATTGCCACCCTGATGTTGGCAGTGGCGGCGATCGTCCTCGGGGGCTTCTTCGTCAGCACCATGCAAGTGGACTTGCTGCCCTCCATTACCTATCCCCGGATTGGTTTACGGGCCGATGCACCGGGCGTGTCGCCGGAAGTGGCGATCGATGAAATCACCCGTCCGCTGGAGGAGGCCCTTTCAGCCACCGAAGGCGTGGTGCAGGTGTATTCCCAAACGCGAGAGGGCAGCATCAGTCTAGATTTATATTTCCAGCCGGGCGGCAACTTAGATCAGGCCCTGAATGATGCAACGGCGGCCTTTAACCGGGCCCGGGGCCGACTGCCGGACGCGGTGGAAAATGCGCGGCTGTTTAAATTTGACCCTTCCCAGTTACCGGTTTATGAGTTGGCGGTGACCTCCCCTGCCCAATCCCCTGCTCAGTTGCGGGTGTTTGCCGATGAGGAACTCTCGCGCGAGCTGAATGTGGTGGATGGGGTGGCCTCGGTGGATGTGTCCGGCGGGGTGGAAGAAGAGGTGCGGGTCACGCTGGATCTGCAACGGCTCCAGGCGATCGGGCTGGATCTGCAAACGGTGTTGGATGGCTTGAGCGATCGCAACCAAGACATTTCCGGTGGCCGAATCTATGCCCCCGATGGGGAACCCCTGACCCGGGCCACGGGCCGGTTTCGCAGTGCGGCTGAGTTAGCCCAATTGCCCTTTGTGGTGCGGAATGGCAACGGCAGCGCCCCCACCCAAACCGTAACCCTCAGCGACTTTGCCACGGTGGTGGATGGCACGGCGGAGCAGCGGGTGGAAGTGCGCTTGAATGGTCAGCCGTCGGTGAAGCTGAGTGTGCAAAAGCAGCCCGATGCCAACTCGATCGCCGTGGTGGCCGCCGTCAAACAGCGGCTTCAGGAACTGGCGGCCAATGGCACGATTCCGGCAGATGTGACCCTGTTGCCTACCCTAGATGAGTCGGTGTTTATTCAAAACGCTGTCTCCAACGTGATTTCCTCAGGCTTAATGGGGACAGGGTTGGCGGCCTTTGCGGTCTTTGTCTTTTTGGGATCCCTGCGCCAAACCCTGATTGTGTCGATTTCGATTCCGCTGGCCACCTTGGCGGCGGTGATTTTGATGCGGTTTTGGGGCCTGACGATCAACGTTTTCAGCTTGGGTGGTTTGGCCCTCGGTGTGGGGATTGTGGTGGATAACTCGATCGTGATGATGGAAGCGATCGTGGAAGGAACCCGCGCCAATGGCCGAGAGGTGGAGCCAGCGGAAGTGGTCGATCGGGCGATCGCCAGCAGCCAAGCGGTGGAGTCGGCTCTGTTGGCTTCCACAAGCACCAACCTGGTGGCCGTGTTGCCCTTTTTGTTCATTGGCGGGTTCATTGCCCTGCTGTTTAATGAACTGATTTTGACCATTAGCTTTGCGGTGGCGGCCTCAATTTTGGTGGCGGCCACGGTGGTGCCAGCCATGGCGGCGCGGTTGCTGGCGGTGCGTTGGTCGAGCGGGGTGGGTCGTTGGTGGCCCCTGCGGGCGTTCGATCGCTGGATGGATGGGGTGATGGTCAACTATGGCCGGCTACTGGGCGGGCTAATGCGGGTGCGGCTGTTGGTGGTGTTGGTCATTGCCACGGCCCTCACGGTCAGCAGCCTGTCCGTGATTGGTTACATTCCCCAAGAAATCCTGCCGCGCATTGCCACGGGCCAGGCGCAATTGGTGGCGATCTTTCCACCCAGCACCACCCTGGAAACCAATCGCCAGGTGATGGAACGGGTTGACCAAATCCTGCGCCAACAGCCGGAAACGGAATACGCCTTCACCACGATCGGGGGATCCCTCTTTGGCAGCAACACCAACGAAAATCCCCTGCGCAGCACCAGCACCATCACCCTGAAACCGGGGGCTGATGTGGAAGCCTATGTGGAGCGGGTGAATCGGCAACTGCAAAAGCTGAATTTGGTGGATATTCGCCTGCGGTTGCGGCCCGGGGAAGTGCGGGGCTTGATTTTGAATAACTCGCCCGTGCGGGGGGCTGAGTTGGATGTGATTTTGCAGGGCAATGATCCGGCAGCCCTGGCACGGGCCGGGCGGCAGGTGTTGACAGCCCTTGATGAGCAAGCCACGCTGGCGGCCTTTCGTCCCGATGGCGATCGCCCGCAGCCGGAGGTGCAAATTCGCCCGGATCCCACCCGCTTGGCCGATCTGGATCTGGACATCACGGACATTGGCCGGGCGATCGAAACAGCGATCCAAGGTTCCGTGCCCACCCAATTGCAGCGGGGGAACCGGTTGGTTGATGTGCGCGTGCGGCTCGATCGCGCTGCCATCAGCAACCCCTCCCAACTGCTAGACCTGCCCCTGTTTGCTGGGGCCGATCGGCTCGTGCGTCTGGGCGAAGTGGCCAGCCTCGACAGCGCCCAAGCCCCCAGCGAAATTCAGCGGATTAACCAGCGATCGGTGTTTTTGGTGGCCGGGAACCTGAATCCCGGAGCCAGCCTCAGCGATGCCCTGGCGGAAGTGGATCAAATCCTCAGCAAGCTGGAGTTGCCTGCGGGGGTGACCCGGTTGCCCAGCCCCGCCGCCGAAAGCAATCGCCAAATCCAAGGAGCCTTGCCCCTGTTGGGTGGTTTGGCGGCCTTCCTGGTGTTTGTGGTGATGGCGGTGCAATACAACTCCCTAATTGACCCGCTGGTGATCATGTTTGCGATTCCCCTGGCGGTGGCCGGCGGGATTCTCGGTCTCTATTGGACCCAAACGGCGATCGGGGCCACGGTGGTGGTGGGCGCGGTGCTGTTGGTGGGGATCGTGGTGAACAACGCCATCATCATGGTGGAGCTGGCGAACCAACTGCGCGAACAATACCAACTCACCCGCAAAGCCGCGATCGTCCAGGCCGCACCCCAGCGGCTCCGCCCGATCCTGATGACCACGATCACCACGGTTTTGGGGATGTTGCCCATGGCCCTGGGCATGGGGGCTGGCGGAGAATTTCTGCAACCCTTGGGGATTGTGGTGTTTTCGGGGTTGTCTCTGGCTACGTTGCTGACCCTGTTCTTGATCCCCTGCCTTTATGTGTTGATGCATGAGTGGGTGACTTGGCCGGCGGCCTTGCTGAACCGCCGACCCCGGGCGATCTCCCCGGTGCTGGAAGGGCCCCTGGATGGCGAGCCAGAATTGGATCCGGTGACCGTTCCGATCGAACCGTCCGAAGCCGCCACAGCCGGAGATCGGCCGCCGGACTACACCCGTTAA
- a CDS encoding CYTH domain-containing protein: protein MAIEIERKFLVRSNRWRDLVQPGKRYQQGYLWSDPVRTVRARIAGDRAFLTIKGQTDGLARSEYEYEIPVIDATEMLATLCVSPPIDKVRYRLPCAEGCWEIDEFFGSNAGLIVAEIELDRPDQPVQLPDWIGEEVSHDPRYRNSALADRPFSTW from the coding sequence ATGGCGATCGAGATTGAGCGGAAATTTTTGGTGCGATCGAACCGTTGGCGCGATCTTGTCCAGCCGGGCAAACGCTACCAACAGGGCTATCTGTGGTCGGATCCCGTGCGCACCGTACGGGCACGCATTGCGGGCGATCGGGCATTTCTAACCATCAAAGGCCAAACCGATGGCCTGGCGCGATCGGAATACGAATACGAAATTCCCGTTATTGATGCCACGGAAATGTTGGCAACACTCTGTGTTTCACCCCCGATCGACAAAGTTCGCTATCGGTTACCCTGTGCGGAAGGTTGCTGGGAAATCGATGAATTTTTTGGCAGCAATGCAGGACTCATCGTGGCGGAAATTGAACTCGATCGCCCCGATCAACCGGTGCAATTACCAGACTGGATTGGTGAAGAAGTGTCTCACGATCCCCGCTATCGCAATTCTGCCTTAGCCGATCGCCCCTTCAGCACTTGGTAA